A genomic region of Podarcis raffonei isolate rPodRaf1 chromosome 13, rPodRaf1.pri, whole genome shotgun sequence contains the following coding sequences:
- the LOC128398827 gene encoding vomeronasal type-2 receptor 26-like, producing MATLFGFMFEEITFSEHPTTKFVDEMTLAVKNYQHVLSLVFAVKEINEDAKIIPNVSLGFQIYDSYTNARMTHQNILKHLSTSERTVPNFKCDNKKNMIAVIGGIDSEVSLHMAIILGIYKIPQLHSFLSKITFNNSAGDTITFNKNGELTAGFDIINWVISPNQSFLKVKVGRMDPQLSQEQEFILDEKAIRWDSTFNQVLPLAVCNDNCHPGYSKKKKEGKQFCCYDCAPCPEGKISDQKDMDECSKCPEGQYPNRNKDQCLSKRVNFLSFTETLGILLTFLALSFSLITALVFGVFAKHQNTPIVKANNRNLTYSLLISLLLCFLCSLLFIGLPQTVNCCLRQTAFGVIFSVAVSCILAKTITVILAFVATKPGSSMRKWVGKGFTNSIILGCSFIQATICAVWLCTTPPFAHFDMHSLTQEIVVECNEGSVTMFYSVLGYLGFLAIVSFTVAFQARKLPDSFNEAKFITFSMLVFCSVWMSFVPSYLSTKGKYMVAVEIFSILSSSAGLLGCIFAPKCYIIILRPELNKKEQIIKRY from the exons ATGGCTACTCTGTTCGGCTTTATGTTTGAGGAAATAACCTTCAGTGAACACCCAACAACTAAATTTGTAGATGAAATGAC TTTAGCAGTGAAAAACTACCAGCATGTCCTGTCCTTAGTATTTGCAGTGAAGGAGATCAATGAGGATGCAAAAATCATACCAAATGTCAGCCTGGGGTTTCAAATCTATGACAGCTACACAAATGCAAGGATGACTCATCAAAACATCCTGAAACATCTGTCCACCTCAGAAAGGACTGTCCCCAACTTCAAATGTGACAACAAAAAGAATATGATAGCTGTAATTGGAGGAATAGATTCTGAAGTCTCCCTACATATGGCTATTATCCTGGGAATttataagattccacag CTTCACTCTTTCCTAAGCAAAATcacatttaacaacagtgctggggataCCATCACATTTAACAAAAATGGTGAATTAACTGCTGGCTTTGACATTATAAACTGGGTTATTTCCCCAAACCAATCCTTCTTAAAAGTAAAAGTGGGAAGGATGGATCCACAATTGTCACAAGAGCAAGAGTTCATTCTGGATGAAAAGGCCATCAGATGGGACAGCACGTTCAATCAG GTGCTGCCTCTTGCTGTGTGTAATGACAATTGTCATCCAGGTTAcagcaaaaagaagaaggaaggaaagcaattTTGTTGCTACGATTGTGCCCCATGCCCAGAGGGGAAGATTTCAGACCAGAAGG ACATGGATGAGTGTTCAAAATGCCCAGAAGGTCAGTATCCAAACAGGAACAAAGATCAGTGCCTTTCAAAGAGAGTCAACTTCCTCTCATTCACAGAAACTTTGGGGATCCTTTTAACTTTCTTAGCTCTGTCTTTTTCTCTGATCACAGCTTTGGTGTTTGGAGTCTTCGCTAAGCATCAgaacactcccattgtcaaagccaacaatcgaAACCTCACCTACTCTCTGCTTATCTCACTATtactctgcttcctctgctcgtTGTTATTCATTGGCCTGCCCCAAACAGTGAACTGCTGTTTaagacaaactgcttttggtgtCATCTTCTCTGTAGCTGTTTCCTGCATATTGGCAAAAACGATAACTGTGATTCTGGCTTTTGTTGCCACCAAGCCAGGGAGCAGCATgagaaaatgggtggggaaaggatTCACAAACTCTATCATTCTTGGCTGCTCCTTTATTCAAGCTACTATTTGTGCTGTGTGGCTATGCACTACTCCCCCATTTGCACATTTTGACATGCACTCCCTTACTCAAGAAATTGTAGTGGAATGCAATGAAGGTTCTGTCActatgttttattctgttctgGGCTACCTGGGGTTCTTGGCCATTGTTAGCTTCACTGTGGCTTTTCAGGCCAGGAAGTTGCCAGAcagcttcaatgaagccaagttcatcactttcagtatgTTGGTTTTCTGCAGTGTTTGGATGTCTTTTGTTCCTTCCTATTTAAGCAcgaaaggaaaatacatggtggctgtggagatcttctccatcttgtcctccagtgctgggttactaGGTTGTATCTTTGCTCCCAAATGCTACATAATTATcctgaggccagaactgaacaaGAAGGAGCAGATAATAAAGAGATATtag